Proteins from a genomic interval of Amycolatopsis sp. cg13:
- a CDS encoding glycosyltransferase family 4 protein has product MPELVVIAEQLLAPVPGGTGRYTAELLPALARTAPPGWTVSSVVARHADVSAARIEGVEGPRVLPLPPRALVALWQLGLRWWPGGDAVHAPTPFAPPRPPAGRTLTVTVHDTVPWTHPETLTARGVSWHRSMIARAARRSSGLIVPTRAVADELAVLLDVDVPVRVVPHGVTVPEGSAALDLPSRYVLAVGTIEPRKGMDVLVDAVAQLDGTDEVGDVGLVLAGQPGWGGIDPVRLAADRGLKSVRVLGKVTDAQLATAMRGASVLAMPSLAEGFGLPLLEAMAIGVPVVHTDVPALVEVSGGAGLVVPRGDADALARALKEVLLSPDKAAELSKLGRERARTFTWRAAAEAVWAAHRRSS; this is encoded by the coding sequence GTGCCCGAACTGGTCGTGATCGCCGAGCAACTGCTCGCCCCCGTTCCGGGTGGCACCGGCCGGTACACCGCCGAACTGCTGCCCGCGCTCGCCCGCACCGCGCCGCCCGGCTGGACCGTGTCCAGCGTGGTCGCGCGGCACGCGGACGTCTCCGCGGCGCGGATCGAGGGCGTCGAGGGACCGCGCGTGCTGCCGCTGCCGCCGAGGGCGCTGGTCGCGCTGTGGCAGCTGGGCCTGCGCTGGTGGCCAGGCGGTGACGCGGTGCACGCGCCGACCCCGTTCGCGCCGCCCCGTCCCCCGGCTGGGCGAACGCTGACCGTCACGGTGCATGACACCGTGCCGTGGACGCATCCGGAGACCCTGACCGCACGCGGCGTCAGCTGGCACCGGTCGATGATCGCGCGGGCCGCGCGGCGGTCGTCCGGGCTGATCGTGCCGACCCGCGCGGTCGCCGACGAGCTGGCGGTGCTGCTGGACGTGGACGTTCCGGTGCGGGTCGTGCCGCACGGGGTGACCGTGCCGGAGGGGTCCGCTGCGCTGGATCTGCCGTCGCGGTACGTGCTGGCGGTCGGCACGATCGAACCGCGCAAGGGCATGGACGTGCTGGTCGACGCGGTGGCGCAGCTCGACGGCACGGACGAGGTCGGCGACGTCGGCCTCGTGCTCGCCGGCCAGCCCGGCTGGGGCGGCATCGACCCGGTGCGGCTGGCGGCCGACCGCGGCCTGAAATCGGTGCGGGTGCTGGGGAAGGTTACCGACGCCCAGCTGGCGACGGCGATGCGCGGCGCGAGCGTGCTGGCGATGCCGAGCCTCGCCGAGGGCTTCGGGCTGCCGCTGCTGGAAGCGATGGCGATCGGGGTGCCGGTGGTGCACACGGACGTCCCGGCGCTGGTGGAGGTATCCGGAGGGGCGGGGCTGGTGGTGCCGCGCGGCGACGCCGATGCGCTGGCTCGGGCGCTGAAAGAGGTGCTGCTGTCGCCGGACAAGGCGGCGGAGCTGTCGAAACTCGGACGCGAGCGGGCGAGGACGTTCACGTGGCGGGCTGCGGCGGAGGCGGTGTGGGCTGCGCATCGGCGGTCGAGCTGA
- a CDS encoding glycosyltransferase family 2 protein, translated as MTSEESGTTVVVVTWRGADHLAACLDALAAQDRPHRTLVVDNASTDGTATILAAHPSRPEVLRLRRNTGYAGAMAHALSRIDTPRVAWLNDDAAPEPDWLAVLEDNLESQPLAAAVTSRLELPDGSTQSTGVRLTADGHGADLTEPSDEVFGFCGGAALLRTEAVRAVGGVPASFFCYYEDTDTAWRLRLAGWHVVAAPKARVQHLHGASTNPGSPQFHRWNERNRLLMLVRCAPTKVAFRELARFAAITALLPLRGHRPDAANFDPALRLRVLAEIFLRLPRTLRERGRVSRISALGRGAIWEAWAGL; from the coding sequence GTGACCAGCGAGGAATCCGGCACCACCGTCGTCGTGGTGACCTGGCGTGGGGCAGACCACCTCGCCGCGTGCCTCGACGCGCTCGCCGCCCAGGACCGTCCACATCGGACACTCGTGGTCGACAACGCCTCAACCGACGGCACCGCAACGATTCTGGCCGCGCACCCCAGCCGTCCGGAGGTGCTCAGGCTGCGAAGGAACACCGGATACGCCGGTGCGATGGCTCACGCGCTCAGCCGGATCGACACCCCGCGGGTCGCCTGGCTCAACGACGACGCCGCTCCCGAACCGGACTGGCTCGCGGTCCTCGAAGACAACCTCGAAAGTCAGCCGCTCGCCGCCGCCGTCACGTCCCGGCTCGAACTGCCCGACGGCAGCACCCAGTCCACCGGCGTCCGCCTCACCGCCGACGGCCACGGCGCCGACCTCACCGAACCCAGCGACGAGGTCTTCGGCTTCTGCGGCGGCGCCGCGCTGCTGCGCACCGAGGCCGTGCGCGCGGTCGGCGGGGTCCCGGCGAGCTTCTTCTGTTACTACGAGGACACCGACACCGCGTGGCGGCTTCGACTGGCTGGATGGCACGTCGTCGCCGCGCCGAAGGCACGCGTCCAGCACCTGCACGGGGCCAGCACGAACCCTGGCTCACCGCAATTTCACCGGTGGAATGAACGCAATCGTTTGCTCATGCTGGTGCGCTGCGCACCTACGAAAGTCGCATTCCGCGAACTGGCCCGCTTCGCCGCGATCACCGCTTTGCTGCCGCTGCGCGGGCACCGTCCGGACGCGGCGAACTTCGACCCGGCGCTGCGATTGCGCGTGCTGGCGGAGATCTTTCTCCGGCTCCCCCGCACCCTGCGGGAACGCGGTCGCGTAAGCCGGATCTCGGCGCTGGGCCGAGGCGCGATCTGGGAAGCCTGGGCTGGCCTTTAA
- a CDS encoding glycosyltransferase, with amino-acid sequence MAVGDPQPLVSVIVVNYRGADDTITCLRALRADLDYANVELICVDNASGGDDAARIRAAAPDVQLIESPVNTGFAGGCNLGAQHANGTVLGFLNNDARPAPAWVSAAVAELRAQPTVAAVASKVVDWEGTGTDFVDAGLTWFGMGYKRHAGSPLAEVPEAEHDVAKDVLFGTGSALFVRASVFAELGGFDERFFMFYEDVDLGWRLNLRGWRVRYVPESLTYHRHHGTMSAVDAPDTGRETFLLERNALAALYKNLSDESLARALPAALALAVRRATARGGIDPEQLNLEKGVGPVDTSDVAVPRTTLAGVLAVDRFVEMMPSLAESRAIEQAARVRTDADLLPLLRKALEPAYPLPDYLRAHEILVEAFGIKDVFGQRRKILVLTGDSITERMAGPAIRAWNIASTLSAEHDVHLMTTNPLVSPPPAAFRVSSGKHRDLDGPIEWADVVILQGHVLELAPSLKKQHENKIVVADVYDPMHLELLEQGKDAPDDQRALDLAGVTRVLDAQLERADFFLCASERQRHFWLGHLAALGRLSPRLYDADPTTQSLLAVVPFGLSPQAPTRTGPGLRSALGIGESDRVVLWAGGVYSWFDPLTLIRAFDLLRHRRDDARLVFLGMKHPNPEVAEMDIGARTVRLADSLGLTDKNVFFNEQWVPYSDRQNWLLDADCGVTTHYEHVETTFAFRTRVLDYLWAGLPIVTTDGDAFADLVRAENLGVVVPAEDAGALADALEKSLYDREFADACVERIRVVAQRYAWPEALKPLVEFCRNPRPAADRLPGGADLTVSDPVRGSALVRRDLALVREYLAAGGPGELARRAAGRVTKVARERLRRG; translated from the coding sequence TTGGCAGTGGGGGACCCGCAACCGCTCGTCTCGGTGATCGTGGTGAATTACCGCGGCGCCGACGACACCATCACCTGCCTGCGGGCGCTGCGAGCCGACCTGGACTACGCGAATGTCGAGCTGATCTGCGTCGACAACGCTTCCGGCGGCGACGACGCGGCCCGCATCCGCGCCGCGGCGCCTGATGTCCAGCTCATCGAATCGCCGGTCAACACCGGTTTCGCCGGCGGCTGCAACCTCGGCGCGCAGCACGCGAACGGCACCGTCCTCGGCTTCCTCAACAACGACGCGCGCCCCGCTCCGGCGTGGGTCTCCGCGGCCGTCGCCGAACTGCGCGCGCAGCCGACCGTCGCCGCGGTGGCGAGCAAGGTCGTCGATTGGGAGGGCACCGGCACGGACTTCGTGGACGCGGGTCTGACTTGGTTCGGCATGGGCTACAAGCGCCACGCCGGCAGCCCGCTCGCGGAGGTGCCCGAGGCCGAACACGACGTCGCCAAGGACGTTCTCTTCGGTACCGGTTCGGCGCTGTTCGTACGTGCCTCGGTGTTCGCCGAACTCGGCGGTTTCGACGAGCGCTTCTTCATGTTCTACGAGGACGTCGACCTGGGCTGGCGCCTCAACCTGCGCGGCTGGCGCGTCCGCTACGTGCCGGAATCGCTCACCTACCACCGCCACCACGGCACCATGTCCGCCGTCGACGCACCGGACACCGGCCGCGAGACCTTCCTGCTGGAACGCAACGCGCTGGCCGCGCTGTACAAAAACCTCTCCGACGAATCGCTCGCCCGCGCCCTGCCCGCCGCACTCGCGCTGGCCGTCCGCCGCGCGACCGCGCGTGGCGGCATCGACCCGGAGCAGCTGAACCTGGAGAAGGGCGTCGGCCCGGTCGACACCTCGGATGTCGCGGTCCCGCGCACCACCCTCGCCGGAGTCTTGGCGGTGGACCGTTTCGTCGAGATGATGCCCTCGCTGGCCGAGTCCCGCGCGATTGAGCAGGCCGCCCGCGTGCGCACCGACGCCGACCTGCTTCCGTTGCTGCGCAAGGCACTTGAGCCCGCGTACCCGCTGCCGGACTACCTGCGCGCACACGAGATTCTGGTCGAAGCGTTCGGCATCAAGGACGTCTTCGGCCAGCGTCGCAAGATCCTCGTCCTGACCGGTGATTCGATCACCGAGCGGATGGCCGGCCCCGCGATCCGCGCGTGGAACATCGCCTCGACGCTGTCGGCCGAGCACGACGTGCACCTCATGACCACCAACCCGCTGGTCTCGCCTCCGCCCGCGGCCTTCCGGGTCAGCTCGGGCAAGCACCGCGATCTCGACGGCCCGATCGAATGGGCGGACGTCGTGATCCTGCAGGGCCACGTACTGGAACTGGCCCCGTCGCTGAAGAAGCAGCACGAAAACAAAATCGTGGTCGCGGACGTCTACGACCCGATGCACCTGGAGCTGCTGGAACAGGGCAAGGACGCCCCCGACGACCAGCGCGCTCTCGACCTGGCCGGTGTCACCCGAGTCCTGGACGCTCAACTCGAACGCGCCGACTTCTTCCTCTGCGCTTCGGAACGCCAGCGACACTTCTGGCTTGGCCACCTAGCCGCACTCGGCCGCCTGTCCCCGCGCCTCTACGACGCCGACCCGACCACCCAGTCGCTGCTGGCCGTCGTCCCCTTCGGCCTCTCCCCCCAAGCCCCGACGCGCACCGGCCCCGGCCTGCGCTCCGCTCTTGGCATCGGCGAGTCCGACCGCGTCGTCCTGTGGGCAGGCGGCGTCTACAGCTGGTTCGACCCGCTGACCCTGATCCGCGCCTTCGACCTGCTCCGCCACCGCCGCGACGACGCCCGTCTCGTATTCCTCGGCATGAAGCACCCGAACCCCGAGGTCGCCGAAATGGACATCGGTGCCCGGACGGTGCGGCTCGCGGATTCCCTTGGCCTCACGGACAAGAACGTCTTCTTCAACGAACAGTGGGTCCCGTATTCGGACCGCCAGAACTGGCTTCTCGACGCCGACTGCGGTGTCACCACGCATTACGAACACGTCGAGACCACTTTCGCTTTCCGCACCCGGGTTCTGGATTACCTGTGGGCCGGTTTGCCGATCGTGACGACGGACGGGGATGCCTTCGCTGATCTCGTCCGCGCGGAGAACCTCGGCGTCGTAGTCCCCGCTGAAGACGCCGGTGCTTTGGCGGATGCGCTAGAGAAGTCCTTGTACGACCGGGAATTCGCCGACGCCTGTGTTGAACGAATCCGAGTGGTCGCCCAGCGATACGCCTGGCCTGAGGCGCTGAAACCGTTGGTGGAGTTCTGCCGCAACCCGCGTCCCGCCGCCGACCGCCTGCCCGGCGGCGCTGACCTCACGGTTAGCGACCCGGTACGCGGCTCTGCACTGGTACGGCGGGATCTGGCCCTGGTGCGCGAATATCTCGCCGCTGGCGGGCCGGGCGAATTGGCGAGGCGAGCAGCGGGACGGGTCACGAAGGTGGCGCGGGAACGGTTGCGCCGTGGCTGA
- a CDS encoding glycosyltransferase family 4 protein, giving the protein MADRPLRVLLDGTPLLGSRTGIGRYTAALSEELASMSEVDLRAVAFTLRGWRKLRHVLPHGVQARGMPVSARLLRATWLRTQLPPVELFAGPTDVVHGTNFVLPGRLGAAGVLTIHDLAFIDAPQELAHSDRTLPELVRRGAHRANVICTPTEAVADSVAEKLDVDRSKIIATPLGVNPAWFTARPPDDGVRAKLRLPEKYLLFAGAAGPRKGLDWLAAAHAAAPDLPPLVFAGPGPFPRLPRSGQTGYLSDVDLRTVVAGAAALVLPSRDEGFGLPVLEAMASDVPVVCTDIPALREVAGDCATLVPYDDVDGLAEALRQAVTDPHGLATSTARRTHAASFTWHNTALRTLAAYRQAIEV; this is encoded by the coding sequence GTGGCTGATCGTCCGCTGCGCGTCCTGCTGGACGGCACCCCTCTGCTCGGTTCCCGGACGGGGATTGGCCGGTACACGGCAGCGCTGAGCGAAGAGCTGGCTTCGATGTCCGAAGTGGACCTTCGCGCCGTCGCGTTTACTTTGCGGGGCTGGCGGAAGTTGCGGCATGTACTGCCGCATGGGGTTCAGGCTCGGGGAATGCCGGTTTCCGCTCGCCTCTTGCGAGCCACCTGGCTGCGTACCCAGTTGCCGCCGGTGGAATTGTTCGCTGGCCCCACTGATGTTGTTCATGGCACGAACTTTGTCCTCCCTGGCCGTCTCGGTGCCGCTGGCGTCTTGACCATTCACGATCTGGCTTTCATTGACGCCCCTCAGGAACTGGCCCACTCTGACCGGACCCTGCCTGAACTGGTCCGGCGTGGTGCGCACCGGGCGAATGTCATCTGCACGCCGACCGAGGCTGTTGCGGACTCGGTCGCCGAGAAACTGGATGTCGATCGGTCGAAGATCATCGCCACGCCTTTGGGGGTGAACCCGGCTTGGTTCACTGCTCGGCCGCCGGATGATGGGGTGCGAGCGAAGCTGCGGTTGCCGGAGAAGTACCTGTTGTTCGCCGGTGCCGCCGGACCGCGCAAGGGGCTGGACTGGCTGGCCGCCGCCCATGCCGCCGCGCCGGATTTGCCGCCGCTGGTTTTCGCTGGGCCTGGGCCGTTTCCGAGGCTGCCGAGGTCTGGACAGACTGGGTATCTGTCCGATGTGGACCTTCGGACTGTGGTGGCTGGTGCTGCTGCCCTTGTGCTTCCTTCGCGGGATGAAGGTTTCGGTTTGCCTGTCTTGGAAGCGATGGCCTCGGATGTTCCGGTCGTTTGTACGGACATTCCCGCTCTGCGCGAAGTTGCGGGAGACTGCGCCACTTTGGTTCCGTATGACGACGTTGACGGACTCGCGGAAGCTCTGCGCCAAGCTGTAACCGATCCGCACGGCCTCGCGACGTCCACCGCCCGTAGGACTCATGCGGCCAGTTTTACCTGGCACAACACTGCGCTACGCACGCTCGCTGCTTATCGCCAGGCTATCGAAGTGTGA
- the rfbD gene encoding dTDP-4-dehydrorhamnose reductase: MRLAVLVPGGSGQLGRDLVNTAGPETEVIAPSSAELDITATGQVIAAVGELAERAAAAGAVPVVINAAAYTAVDAAESDEARAFAVNVDGPRVLAAACTSRRVPLIHVSTDYVFPGDGDRPYEVDDALGPQNAYGRTKAAGEDAVLGSGASAWVVRTSWVYGKTGTNFVETMRRLESERDQLSVVDDQVGAPTWSADLARGLWELAGLVAAGQGPSGKVLHCTGGGETSWYGFARAIFEEIGADPTRVKPCTTAEFPRPAARPAYSLLSNTSWRDAGLTPLRDWRAALNSYLHA, translated from the coding sequence GTGCGGCTGGCAGTGCTCGTGCCCGGCGGTTCCGGTCAGCTAGGCCGGGACCTGGTGAACACCGCGGGCCCGGAGACGGAGGTGATCGCGCCTTCGTCGGCGGAGCTGGATATCACGGCGACCGGCCAGGTGATCGCCGCGGTGGGCGAACTGGCTGAGCGGGCGGCTGCTGCTGGGGCGGTGCCGGTGGTGATCAATGCCGCCGCGTATACGGCTGTTGATGCCGCGGAGTCGGACGAGGCTCGGGCGTTCGCGGTGAATGTCGACGGCCCTCGGGTGTTGGCGGCGGCTTGTACTTCGCGGCGGGTGCCGTTGATTCATGTCTCTACGGATTATGTTTTTCCTGGGGACGGGGATCGACCCTATGAGGTTGATGATGCGCTCGGCCCGCAGAATGCTTATGGCCGAACCAAGGCTGCCGGGGAGGATGCGGTTCTCGGTTCCGGCGCTTCGGCCTGGGTGGTGCGGACCAGTTGGGTTTACGGGAAGACTGGGACCAATTTCGTAGAGACCATGCGAAGGCTGGAGTCTGAGCGGGACCAGTTGTCGGTCGTGGATGATCAGGTGGGAGCGCCTACCTGGTCGGCTGATCTTGCCCGGGGCCTGTGGGAATTGGCCGGACTGGTTGCCGCTGGACAGGGTCCTTCTGGGAAGGTCCTGCATTGCACCGGCGGCGGGGAGACTTCCTGGTACGGCTTCGCACGCGCGATCTTCGAGGAGATCGGCGCCGACCCTACTCGCGTGAAGCCCTGCACTACTGCGGAATTCCCCCGCCCCGCCGCCCGCCCCGCCTACTCTTTGCTATCCAACACTTCCTGGCGAGACGCCGGACTGACTCCGCTAAGGGATTGGCGCGCAGCTTTAAACAGCTACCTCCACGCCTAA
- the rfbB gene encoding dTDP-glucose 4,6-dehydratase — translation MRVLVTGGAGFIGSHYVRQVLSGAYPTLADAEVVVLDKLTYAGSEANLAPVADSPRLRFVRGDICDTAQVTELMRGVDLVVHFAAESHVDRSILGSADFVLTNVLGTQTLLQAALEAQVGKFVHVSTDEVYGSIQDGSWSEDHVLEPNSPYSASKASSDLIARSYFRTHGLPVCVTRCSNNYGPYQFPEKVIPLFATNLLDGKKVPLYGDGLNIRDWLHVDDHCQGIQLVADGGRPGEIYNIGGGTELTNRELTERLLAATGVGWEMVEPVTDRKGHDRRYSVDIAKISGELGYAPRVSFEDGLAETVRWYADNRSWWEPLKARAALGTS, via the coding sequence ATGCGGGTCCTGGTCACAGGCGGTGCCGGGTTCATCGGTTCGCACTACGTGCGGCAGGTGCTGTCGGGGGCGTATCCGACGCTGGCCGACGCCGAGGTCGTGGTGCTCGACAAGCTCACCTACGCGGGCAGCGAGGCGAACCTAGCCCCGGTCGCCGACAGCCCGCGGCTGCGTTTCGTGCGCGGCGACATCTGCGACACCGCACAGGTCACCGAGCTGATGCGCGGCGTCGACCTGGTCGTCCACTTCGCCGCCGAGTCCCATGTGGACCGCTCGATCCTCGGTTCGGCGGACTTCGTGCTCACCAACGTGCTCGGCACCCAGACGTTGCTGCAGGCCGCGCTCGAGGCGCAGGTCGGGAAGTTCGTGCACGTCTCGACGGACGAGGTGTACGGGTCCATCCAGGACGGTTCGTGGTCGGAAGACCACGTGCTGGAGCCGAATTCGCCGTACTCGGCCTCGAAAGCTTCGTCGGATCTGATCGCCAGGTCGTACTTCCGCACGCACGGTCTCCCGGTGTGCGTCACGCGGTGCTCGAACAACTACGGCCCGTACCAGTTCCCGGAAAAGGTCATCCCGCTCTTCGCGACCAACCTGCTGGACGGCAAGAAGGTCCCGCTGTACGGCGATGGTCTGAACATCCGCGACTGGCTGCACGTGGACGACCACTGCCAGGGGATCCAGCTGGTCGCCGACGGCGGTCGCCCAGGCGAGATCTACAACATCGGCGGCGGCACTGAGCTGACCAACCGGGAACTGACCGAACGCCTGCTCGCGGCGACCGGCGTCGGCTGGGAAATGGTCGAACCGGTGACCGACCGCAAGGGCCACGACCGGCGGTACTCGGTCGACATCGCGAAGATCAGCGGCGAACTCGGTTACGCTCCGCGGGTGTCGTTCGAGGACGGTTTGGCGGAGACGGTGCGCTGGTATGCCGACAACCGTTCGTGGTGGGAGCCGCTGAAGGCCCGCGCCGCGCTCGGCACGTCCTGA
- a CDS encoding LCP family protein → MAEWPGTPLPVHRGRGVVVVLRRSGKILLSVVSVVVLALTWYGWQFIGDPQSGFSTTAIFGEQQPHAKPLDGAIDILLVGQDSRTDAQGNPLPREVLDMLHAGESDGEKQTDTMILLHIPQNGEHAIAISFPRDSYVEITGGFGKHKLNSAYVYAYNDTAKTLQAKGNADLKDVDEKAKLAGRKNLVATLEKFIGKPGMIDRYAEVNLASFYEVTKAIGGVQVCLKNPVKEKKSGVDLPAGKQTIEGVQALAFVRQRYGLQNGDLDRIGRQQAFLSGLASKVLSSDVLANPVRIAQLIEAVKKSVVLSAGWDLSEFVEQMRGLTGGNVEFHTIPTEGNAVMGGADVLRVDPAKVRAEINRLTSDGSAPEPSNAPLPGAEKVTVELFDGSGSGAADQVQGLLQGKGFQLGTSTKLSTRATTVLRYHPSDEAAVDLVRQTLGTNAQAEPDADVAAGHVRVILGKDARDPAGAPASTSSAPPAAPPSSAPSGPPSSAPSNSPAPLITAGDVPCVN, encoded by the coding sequence GTGGCCGAATGGCCGGGGACACCGCTGCCGGTGCACCGCGGTCGCGGCGTGGTCGTCGTGCTGCGGCGAAGCGGGAAGATCCTGTTGTCCGTCGTGTCCGTGGTCGTGCTGGCGCTGACCTGGTACGGCTGGCAGTTCATCGGCGACCCGCAGTCCGGTTTCTCCACCACGGCGATCTTCGGCGAACAGCAGCCGCACGCGAAACCGCTCGACGGCGCCATCGACATCCTCCTGGTCGGCCAGGACAGCCGCACCGACGCGCAGGGCAACCCGCTGCCCCGCGAGGTGCTCGACATGCTGCACGCCGGCGAGTCCGACGGCGAAAAACAGACCGACACGATGATTCTCTTGCACATCCCGCAGAACGGGGAGCACGCGATCGCCATCTCCTTCCCGCGCGACTCCTACGTCGAGATCACCGGCGGCTTCGGCAAGCACAAGCTGAACAGCGCGTACGTCTACGCCTACAACGACACCGCCAAGACGCTGCAGGCCAAGGGCAACGCCGACCTCAAGGACGTCGACGAGAAAGCCAAGCTCGCCGGACGCAAGAACCTCGTCGCGACGCTCGAGAAGTTCATCGGCAAACCGGGCATGATCGACCGCTACGCCGAGGTCAACCTGGCCAGCTTCTACGAGGTCACGAAGGCCATCGGCGGCGTGCAGGTGTGCCTCAAGAACCCGGTGAAGGAAAAGAAGTCGGGCGTCGACCTGCCCGCGGGCAAGCAGACCATCGAGGGCGTGCAGGCGCTCGCGTTCGTCCGGCAGCGCTACGGCCTGCAAAACGGCGACCTCGACCGGATCGGGCGCCAGCAGGCGTTCCTGTCCGGGCTGGCGAGCAAGGTGCTGTCGTCCGACGTGCTGGCCAACCCGGTGCGGATCGCACAGCTCATCGAGGCGGTGAAGAAGTCCGTGGTGCTGTCGGCGGGCTGGGACCTGTCGGAGTTCGTCGAGCAGATGCGCGGGCTGACCGGCGGCAACGTCGAATTCCACACCATCCCCACCGAGGGCAACGCGGTCATGGGCGGCGCGGACGTGCTGCGCGTCGACCCGGCGAAGGTCCGCGCCGAGATCAACCGGCTGACCTCCGACGGCAGCGCTCCGGAACCCAGCAACGCGCCGCTGCCCGGAGCGGAAAAGGTCACCGTCGAACTGTTCGACGGCTCCGGTTCCGGTGCCGCCGATCAGGTGCAGGGCCTGTTGCAGGGCAAGGGTTTCCAGCTCGGCACGAGCACGAAGCTGTCCACCCGCGCGACCACCGTGCTGCGCTACCACCCGTCCGATGAAGCCGCCGTCGATCTGGTCCGCCAAACCCTTGGCACCAACGCACAGGCCGAACCGGACGCCGACGTCGCCGCCGGGCACGTCCGGGTGATCCTCGGCAAGGACGCGCGCGACCCGGCCGGAGCGCCGGCCTCGACGTCCTCGGCCCCGCCTGCCGCACCGCCTTCGTCGGCCCCGTCCGGACCGCCTTCGTCCGCACCTTCGAACTCACCCGCACCGCTCATCACGGCGGGCGATGTCCCCTGCGTCAACTAG